In the Brassica napus cultivar Da-Ae chromosome A7, Da-Ae, whole genome shotgun sequence genome, one interval contains:
- the LOC106394451 gene encoding uncharacterized protein LOC106394451, with protein MEKLLNPSEKQYMKMAMLKHEETFKQQVYELHRLYQVQKILMKNMQVNKGNDVNSGLGSFIRRVDRPANFPDGGEAGGNDIDIMDESEIELTLGPSCYGGDLMRMNKKKRNNSSLEMMDGNLNSGRRSFSSSSTGSSNNNHNNLEEQVRQERLMKHQKQKQPWLQALTLNVI; from the exons ATGGAGAAGCTTCTTAATCCGTCTGAAAAGCAGTACATGAAAATGGCTATGCTTAAACATGAAGAAACTTTCAAGCAACAG GTCTATGAACTTCATAGGTTATATCAAGTCCAGAAGATATTGATGAAGAACATGCAGGTCAACAAGGGCAATGATGTAAATTCAGGACTAGGATCATTCATCAGAAGAGTTGACCGGCCGGCGAACTTTCCCGACGGAGGAGAAGCCGGTGGTAACGATATAGATATTATGGACGAGAGTGAGATCGAGCTAACGCTTGGACCGTCGTGTTACGGTGGTGATCTGATGAGAATgaacaagaagaaaaggaaTAATTCTTCGCTGGAGATGATGGACGGGAATTTAAATTCAGGTCGCCGGAGTTTCTCGTCTTCTTCCACAGGCTCAAGCAATAATAATCACAACAATCTTGAAGAACAAGTGAGACAAGAGAGATTGATGAAACATCAGAAGCAGAAGCAGCCTTGGCTTCAGGCATTGACTTTGAATGTTATTTGA
- the LOC106358297 gene encoding subtilisin-like protease SBT1.7 codes for MSSSSFLSSTASFFLLILYLLGSSQISDGAQQATYIVHMAKSQMPSSYDLHSLWYDSSLRSVSESAQLLYTYNNAIHGFSTRLTPEEADSLMTQPGVISVLPEHRYELHTTRSPLFLGLDEHNNADLFPQTGASSDVVVGVLDTGVWPESKSFSDNGFGPVPSTWKGGCEAGTNFTASLCNRKLIGARFFARGYEATMGPVDESKESRSPRDDDGHGTHTSSTAAGSVVEGASLLGFASGTARGMDPRARVAVYKVCWLGGCFSSDILAAIDQAIEDNVNVLSMSLGGGMSDYYRDGVAIGAFAAMERGIFVSCSAGNAGPSPYSLSNVAPWITTVGAGTLDRDFPAIAILGNGKNYSGVSLFKGDALPDKLLPFIYAGNASNATNGNLCMTGSLIPEKVKGKIVMCDRGVNARVQKGDVVKAAGGVGMILANTAANGEELVADAHMLPATTVGEKAGDIIRRYVLTDPNPTASVLIQGTVVNVQPSPVVAAFSSRGPNSITPNILKPDLIAPGVNILAAWTGAAGPTGLPSDPRRVGFNIISGTSMSCPHVSGLAALLKSAHPEWSPAAIRSALMTTAYRSYKDGKPILDIATGKPSTAFDHGAGYVSPTIATNPGLVYDLTTVDYLGFLCALNYTSSQIRSVSRRNFTCDPSKTHSVADLNYPSFAVNVDGSGAYKYTRTVTSVGGAGSYKVKVISESTAVKISVAPAVLNFKEVNEKKSYTVTFTVDSSKASGSSFGNIEWSDGKHVVGSPVAITWT; via the coding sequence atgtcttcttcttcgtttctcTCATCCACCGCTTCCTTCTTTCTCCTTATCCTTTATCTTCTGGGTTCTTCCCAAATTTCCGATGGAGCTCAACAGGCCACATACATCGTTCACATGGCCAAATCTCAGATGCCATCAAGCTACGATCTCCACTCTCTCTGGTACGATTCCTCTCTCAGATCCGTCTCAGAGTCCGCTCAACTGCTCTACACCTACAACAACGCGATTCACGGATTCTCCACTCGTCTAACTCCCGAGGAAGCCGACTCGCTCATGACTCAGCCGGGCGTCATCTCTGTTCTCCCCGAGCACCGTTACGAGCTACACACGACTCGGTCCCCCCTCTTCCTCGGCCTCGACGAACACAACAACGCAGATCTCTTCCCTCAAACCGGCGCATCCAGCGACGTCGTCGTCGGGGTTCTCGACACCGGAGTCTGGCCGGAGAGCAAAAGCTTCTCCGACAACGGCTTCGGTCCGGTTCCCTCGACGTGGAAAGGCGGGTGCGAGGCTGGGACTAACTTCACCGCCTCCCTCTGTAACCGGAAACTAATCGGAGCTAGATTCTTCGCTCGCGGCTACGAAGCGACGATGGGACCAGTCGACGAATCCAAAGAATCAAGATCTCCTAGAGACGACGACGGTCACGGAACGCACACGTCCTCAACCGCCGCCGGATCCGTCGTGGAGGGAGCTAGCCTCCTAGGGTTCGCTAGCGGAACAGCTCGCGGGATGGATCCACGCGCTCGCGTAGCGGTTTACAAAGTTTGTTGGTTAGGTGGTTGCTTCAGCTCAGATATTTTAGCTGCGATTGATCAAGCCATTGAGGATAACGTGAACGTTTTGTCTATGTCTCTCGGCGGTGGGATGTCTGATTATTATAGAGACGGTGTTGCTATTGGAGCATTCGCGGCCATGGAGAGAGGTATATTCGTTTCGTGCTCTGCTGGTAACGCTGGTCCAAGCCCTTACAGTTTATCCAACGTAGCTCCTTGGATCACCACGGTTGGTGCTGGTACGTTGGATCGTGATTTTCCAGCGATTGCGATTCTAGGCAACGGGAAGAATTACAGCGGAGTTTCTTTATTTAAAGGAGATGCTCTTCCGGATAAGTTGTTACCGTTTATTTACGCGGGGAATGCGAGTAACGCTACTAATGGGAATCTATGTATGACGGGGAGTTTGATTCCGGAGAAAGTGAAGGGGAAGATTGTTATGTGCGATAGAGGAGTGAACGCTAGGGTTCAGAAAGGGGACGTGGTGAAAGCTGCTGGTGGTGTAGGTATGATCCTGGCCAATACGGCGGCTAACGGAGAGGAGCTTGTGGCGGATGCGCATATGTTACCTGCGACTACAGTAGGAGAGAAAGCTGGCGATATCATCAGGCGCTACGTCTTGACAGATCCGAATCCCACCGCTTCGGTTTTGATCCAAGGTACCGTGGTTAACGTCCAGCCGTCTCCCGTGGTTGCTGCGTTCAGCTCGCGAGGGCCTAACTCGATTACTCCCAACATTCTCAAACCTGATTTGATCGCGCCGGGAGTCAACATCCTCGCCGCGTGGACCGGAGCCGCGGGACCTACGGGACTTCCTTCCGATCCTCGCCGCGTGGGATTCAACATCATCTCGGGGACGTCGATGTCTTGCCCTCACGTCAGCGGTTTAGCGGCTCTTCTCAAGTCGGCGCATCCCGAGTGGAGTCCGGCGGCGATTAGATCGGCGCTCATGACCACCGCGTACAGATCCTACAAAGACGGGAAACCGATCCTCGACATCGCGACGGGGAAGCCTTCGACGGCGTTTGATCACGGTGCGGGATACGTGTCTCCGACGATCGCCACCAATCCAGGACTCGTTTACGATCTAACGACGGTGGATTACTTAGGTTTCCTCTGCGCGTTGAACTACACGTCGTCGCAGATCAGAAGCGTTTCGAGACGCAATTTCACTTGCGATCCCTCCAAAACGCACTCAGTCGCGGATTTAAACTATCCGTCCTTCGCCGTTAACGTTGACGGATCCGGAGCGTATAAGTACACGCGTACTGTCACGAGCGTTGGAGGAGCTGGGTCCTACAAGGTTAAAGTCATTTCGGAGAGTACAGCAGTCAAGATTTCGGTTGCACCGGCGGTTTTGAATTTCAAAGAAGTTAATGAGAAGAAATCGTATACGGTGACGTTTACCGTAGACTCTTCTAAGGCGTCTGGATCTAGCTTCGGGAACATTGAATGGTCAGATGGGAAACACGTGGTGGGTAGTCCCGTGGCGATTACCTGGACGTAG
- the LOC125575273 gene encoding metal transporter Nramp4-like: MSEPERARPLLASEERAYEDTEKVHIVGVDEEDGADYDDELGNSPRFSWKKLWLFTGPGFLMSIAFLDPGNLESDLQAGAIAGYSLIWLLMWATAIGLLIQLLSARLGVATGRHLAELCREEYPTWARMVLWIMAEIALIGADIQEVIGSAIAIKILSNGLVPLWAGVVITALDCFIFLFLENYGIRKLEAVFAILIATMALAFAWMFGQTKPSGTELLVGALVPKLSSRTIKQAVGIVGCIIMPHNVFLHSALVQSRKVDPKKRFRVKEALKYYSIESTGALAVSFIINVFVTTVFAKAFYGTDIADTIGLANAGQYLQDKYGGGFFPILYIWAIGVLAAGQSSTITGTYAGQFIMGGFLNLKMKKWVRALITRSCAIVPTMIVALVFDSSDSMLDELNEWLNVLQSVQIPFAVIPLLCLVSNEQIMGSFKIQPLVQTISWIVAALVIAINGYLMVDFFSGAATSVALLVPVIIFAVAYVVFVLYLISRGLTYTTPWQLVSSQKVTERDDE; encoded by the exons ATGTCGGAGCCAGAGAGAGCGCGTCCTCTACTAGCATCGGAGGAGAGAGCCTACGAAGACACCGAGAAAGTCCACATAGTCGGAGTAGACGAAGAAGACGGCGCCGATTACGACGACGAGCTCGGGAACTCGCCACGCTTCTCATGGAAGAAGCTATGGCTGTTCACCGGACCGGGGTTCCTCATGAGCATCGCTTTCCTCGATCCGGGGAACCTAGAGAGCGATCTCCAAGCCGGGGCCATCGCTGGCTACTCTCTCATCTGGCTCCTCATGTGGGCCACCGCCATCGGGCTTCTCATTCAGCTTCTCTCTGCTCGTCTCGGCGTCGCCACGGGACGGCACCTGGCTGAGCTCTGCCGCGAGGAGTATCCCACTTGGGCGAGGATGGTGCTTTGGATCATGGCGGAGATTGCTTTGATCGGTGCTGATATTCAGGAGGTTATCGGTAGTGCGATAGCTATCAAGATCTTGTCTAATGGGTTGGTTCCTCTTTGGGCTGGTGTTGTTATCACTGCTTTGGACTG TTTCATCTTTCTATTTCTGGAGAATTATGGAATAAGGAAGCTAGAAGCTGTGTTTGCTATTCTGATTGCAACAATGGCGCTTGCATTTGCTTGGATGTTTGGTCAGACGAAACCCAGTGGAACTGAACTCCTTGTTG GAGCATTGGTTCCAAAACTCAGTTCCAGGACAATAAAACAAGCGGTTGGAATCGTGGGATGCATTATCATGCCTCACAACGTCTTCTTGCACTCTGCGCTTGTTCAATCGAGAAAAGTTGATCCCAAAAAGAGATTCCGTGTCAAAGAAGCTCTCAAGTACTACTCCATTGAATCCACCGGAGCTCTCGCTGTTTCCTTCATCATCAATGTCTTTGTCACCACCGTCTTTGCCAAAGCCTTTTACGGGACAGACATAGCGGACACCATCGGTCTTGCAAACGCAGGACAGTACTTGCAGGACAAATACGGCGGCGGGTTTTTCCCAATACTCTACATATGGGCGATAGGAGTGTTGGCAGCTGGTCAGAGTAGTACCATCACAGGCACCTACGCAGGACAGTTTATAATGGGAGGGTTCTTGAACCTCAAGATGAAGAAATGGGTCAGAGCCTTGATCACAAGAAGCTGCGCCATCGTCCCGACAATGATCGTGGCTCTTGTCTTTGATTCTTCTGATTCTATGCTTGATGAGCTTAACGAGTGGCTTAACGTTCTTCAGTCTGTTCAGATCCCTTTCGCAGTTATCCCTCTGCTTTGCTTGGTGTCGAATGAGCAGATCATGGGGAGCTTTAAAATCCAGCCTTTAGTGCAGACCATCTCGTGGATCGTAGCTGCTCTTGTGATAGCTATTAATGGGTATCTGATGGTGGATTTCTTCTCAGGAGCTGCGACGAGTGTGGCTTTGCTTGTGCCGGTGATCATATTCGCTGTTGCGTATGTGGTGTTTGTGCTTTACCTTATCTCAAGAGGCCTCACGTATACTACTCCTTGGCAGCTAGTGTCGTCGCAGAAAGTTACAGAGAGGGATGATGAGTAA
- the LOC106355270 gene encoding uncharacterized protein LOC106355270 yields MQSVRRSSRLTRNNNAANRSTPAPETAGSSSRKNPRKSSQRRIRCTPPPEDSEPEVESLSEENSSEDEEDMQEEILPKETRYENSRSAFQTLNQEKPDLLRPSKRPLSARFMTQGARERYVNLKPRQFIHQQRLSLTDKDLQDVKKVVADAGLLYTVCDSDSFQPSVVREFIANLGDAEPRGDGVAVYVRGSLVEFSPSLINTMYCIPQLEEDSSWVNENLDKVCTLLSGNRIKRGEDMSSKYLTVTNQVLYKLVCSNWIPTMSYTAMNAERLRFVYMLYHRRGFNFGKIVYNQILKMAENTETEKKRRIILPTLIQQVILIQRNIPPDTSDEAESDFPKLVVKDKKAGLASGAESKEPNLEEDIDQAITFLKGIRRRLRSKMFLRGEYGLSPYLMVFVLMCISAGGEYPHQRENEDTKSEDTESG; encoded by the coding sequence ATGCAATCAGTGAGGAGAAGCTCGCGATTAACTCGCAACAACAACGCAGCAAATCGATCAACGCCGGCTCCTGAAACTGCTGGGTCCAGCTCTCGGAAAAACCCACGCAAATCCTCTCAACGCCGAATCAGATGCACTCCGCCACCGGAGGACTCTGAACCTGAAGTGGAGTCCCTGTCCGAAGAGAACTCATCGGAAGATGAAGAGGACATGCAGGAAGAGATCCTTCCCAAAGAAACGAGGTATGAGAACAGCCGATCTGCGTTTCAGACACTGAATCAAGAGAAACCAGACCTACTGCGACCATCAAAGAGACCTCTGTCGGCCCGATTCATGACCCAAGGGGCTAGAGAAAGGTATGTCAATCTCAAACCGAGGCAGTTCATTCACCAGCAACGCCTCTCTCTCACGGACAAGGACCTTCAAGATGTCAAGAAGGTAGTTGCCGACGCCGGACTACTCTACACGGTTTGTGACTCTGACTCCTTTCAGCCGTCTGTAGTACGAGAATTCATAGCCAATCTAGGTGATGCTGAACCTCGCGGAGATGGAGTTGCGGTCTATGTACGAGGATCGTTGGTGGAATTCTCTCCAAGTTTGATTAACACAATGTACTGCATCCCACAATTGGAGGAAGATTCGAGTTGGGTGAATGAGAATCTTGATAAAGTCTGCACCCTCCTCTCTGGCAACAGAATCAAACGCGGGGAAGACATGAGCTCGAAGTACTTGACAGTCACAAATCAAGTGTTATACAAGCTAGTGTGCTCAAACTGGATCCCAACGATGAGCTACACAGCCATGAATGCAGAACGTCTTCGTTTCGTCTACATGCTCTATCATCGGAGAGGCTTCAACTTCGGGAAAATTGTCTACAACCAGATTCTGAAAATGGCTGAGAACACTGAAACCGAGAAGAAAAGAAGGATCATTTTGCCCACCCTAATCCAGCAAGTCATCCTTATTCAGCGCAATATACCTCCTGACACCAGTGATGAAGCGGAGTCAGACTTCCCTAAACTAGTTGTCAAGGACAAGAAAGCTGGTCTTGCCTCTGGAGCTGAGTCAAAAGAGCCAAATCTCGAAGAAGACATTGACCAAGCGATCACCTTCCTCAAAGGAATTCGCCGCAGGCTCAGGAGTAAGATGTTTTTACGGGGTGAATATGGTCTCAGTCCCTATCTAATGGTTTTTGTCTTAATGTGCATCTCTGCAGGGGGAGAATATCCACACCAAAGGGAGAATGAAGACACAAAGAGTGAAGACACAGAGAGTGGCTGA
- the LOC106355271 gene encoding U-box domain-containing protein 2-like — MEEVSRLRVLLDNISSYLSISSSNDKLSSNPAHKYYSRVEEIAKLLMPLLDNPVVSDVSPSELLNNSFEELSQYVDELREQFESWQPLSSRILYVLRIESLASKMRESSLEVFQLLKHLPADLVSPSEDCIELVKLVGREEVSYTIDLALIDQRKGVELTPEVLVKIAESVGLRSNQDILIEGVVLTNLKEDANLVKDNTRAGFIKGLIYLTKQMHDYLAKIEQSQSPSDFFCPLSLQLMTDPVTVTSGQTYERAFIEKWFDMGLMVCPKTRHALSQTTLTPNFTVKAFIANWCESNNVNPPDPLELIHSNQPFPLLVGSCSADDSRDSLPLPVMDDTLKCNHIESVDASKCEELHQVLTRSASAPGIVSKVVSKANTSISQAPGETVPQPWIIPATMKETGSSSNMEAEETGGSSSMEVEVKKLIQDLKSSSLDAQREATAQLRLLTKDIPDDRTVIARCGAIAALVNKLYSMDKMIQAEAVTCLLNLSLDDSNKTVIAYSGVFKPLVHVLKTGNMEAKENSTRALVSLSKAEENRTKMLQAGAIEPLVRLMGNGSPRGKKDAATALTNLATRNREKEMVIRGGGVRYLIQMMNPAAGTVERAVVVLANLANVPEAKIAIRDGGGIPLLVDVVELGSPRGQENAAAALCVLCMDSSRFCNIVIREGAIPPLVALTRSGTTRAKEKAKSLLKYFEALKQENQRRN, encoded by the exons ATGGAGGAGGTGTCTAGGTTAAGAGTTCTTCTAGATAACATCTCCTCATATCTAAGTATATCTTCATCAAATGACAAGTTATCTTCAAACCCAGCTCATAAGTATTACTCAAGAGTAGAAGAGATAGCAAAGCTTCTTATGCCTCTTCTTGACAACCCTGTTGTCTCTGATGTGTCTCCTAGCGAATTGCTTAACAACAGCTTTGAAGAGTTATCTCAATACGTTGATGAGCTAAGAGAGCAGTTTGAGAGCTGGCAACCTCTTTCAAGTAGAATCTTATAT GTTCTTAGAATTGAATCATTAGCATCAAAGATGAGGGAATCAAGTTTGGAAGTCTTTCAGCTTCTCAAACACTTACCTGCTGATTTGGTTTCACCATCTGAG GACTGCATAGAACTGGTGAAGTTAGTGGGAAGAGAGGAAGTTTCGTATACTATTGATCTAGCTCTGATAGATCAAAGAAAAGGTGTTGAACTTACTCCAGAGGTTCTGGTGAAAATTGCCGAGAGTGTTGGTTTGAGATCAAACCAGGATATTCTGATCGAAGGTGTGGTACTTACAAACTTGAAGGAAGATGCTAACCTTGTCAAGGACAACACCCGAGCTGGTTTTATAAAGGGATTGATCTATCTGACCAAGCAAATGCATGATTACCTTGCCAAGATAGAGCAGTCTCAGTCACCTTCTGACTTTTTCTGCCCTCTATCACTTCAGCTTATGACTGATCCTGTCACTGTGACATCTGGTCAAACATACGAACGGGCTTTTATCGAAAAATGGTTTGATATGGGACTCATGGTCTGCCCAAAGACAAGGCATGCTTTGTCTCAGACCACTTTGACACCTAACTTCACTGTCAAGGCATTCATTGCCAACTGGTGTGAATCAAACAATGTCAATCCTCCTGATCCTTTGGAGCTGATTCACTCAAATCAGCCTTTCCCTCTTCTTGTTGGATCATGTTCTGCTGATGACTCCAGAGATTCTCTGCCTCTTCCTGTAATGGATGATACACTTAAGTGCAACCATATAGAATCTGTAGATGCTAGCAAATGCGAGGAGCTGCATCAGGTCTTAACTAGGTCTGCTTCTGCACCAGGCATTGTCTCTAAAGTTGTTTCCAAAGCCAACACATCGATCTCACAGGCACCGGGTGAAACTGTTCCTCAGCCCTGGATCATCCCAGCGACCATGAAAGAAACTGGAAGCAGTTCAAACATGGAAGCAGAAGAAACTGGAGGCAGTTCAAGTATGGAAGTAGAGGTGAAGAAACTGATTCAAGATCTCAAGAGTTCTTCGTTAGATGCACAAAGAGAGGCCACAGCTCAGCTCAGGCTACTAACAAAAGACATTCCAGACGACCGCACTGTGATTGCAAGGTGCGGAGCAATCGCTGCGTTAGTCAATAAGCTTTACTCCATGGACAAGATGATCCAAGCGGAAGCCGTGACTTGCTTGCTCAACTTATCACTCGACGACAGCAACAAAACCGTCATCGCGTATAGTGGAGTATTCAAGCCGCTCGTTCACGTTCTCAAGACAGGAAACATGGAAGCCAAAGAGAACTCAACAAGAGCTCTAGTGAGCTTGTCTAAAGCCGAAGAGAACAGGACAAAGATGCTACAAGCAGGAGCTATAGAGCCACTTGTTAGGCTTATGGGTAATGGAAGTCCCAGGGGGAAAAAGGACGCAGCCACGGCTCTAACCAACCTCGCGACACGCAACAGGGAGAAAGAGATGGTGATCAGAGGTGGAGGAGTTAGGTACTTGATCCAGATGATGAATCCTGCAGCTGGAACGGTGGAGAGAGCTGTGGTTGTGTTGGCTAATCTTGCAAACGTGCCAGAAGCAAAGATTGCGATTAGAGATGGAGGAGGGATACCGTTATTGGTGGACGTTGTGGAGTTGGGTTCACCAAGAGGACAAGAGAATGCAGCTGCAGCACTTTGCGTGCTTTGTATGGATAGCTCAAGATTCTGCAACATTGTTATAAGAGAAGGAGCTATTCCACCTCTTGTGGCTCTTACTAGATCAGGAACAACAAGAGCCAAAGAAAAG gCAAAGAGTCTTCTTAAGTACTTTGAAGCCTTAAAACAAGAGAACCAGAGGCGAAACTGA
- the LOC106358296 gene encoding BTB/POZ domain-containing protein SR1IP1 has translation MSAKKKDLLSSAMKRTSEWISSQEVSSDVTVHVGEASFSLHKFPLLSKCGLIKKLMSESKNDSDASVIKIPDIPGGSEAFELTAKFCYGINFDMSTENIAMLRCAAEYLDMTEEHSVENLVVRAEAYLNEVALKSLSSAITVLHKSEDLLPIAERVKLMSRCIDAIAYMTCQESQFCSPSSSNKSNNEIVVQQSKQPVVDWWAEDLTVLRIDSFQRVLIAMMARGFKQYGLGPVLMLYAQKSLRGLEIFAKGIKKIEPKQEHEKRVILETIVSLLPREKNAMSVSFLSMLLRAAIYLETTVACRLDLEKRMGLQLPQAVLDDLLIPSYSFTGEHSLFDTDAVQRILMNYLEFGVEGVRLSNNGVDLGSDMERVGKLMENYLAEIASDRNVSLQKFIGLAELIPEQSRVTEDGMYRAVDIYLKAHPNINDVEKKKVCSLMDCQKLSREACAHAAQNDRLPVQTIVQVLYYEQQRLRGEVTNDSEALPPQPPPPAAAATVLPPKLSSYNDELSKLKRENQDLKLEILKMKMKLKEFEKENEKKSSSTAMSSSNHSSPISTASMDKPPLPRKSFMNSVSRKLGKLNPFGITPGRTKPPKDRRHSIS, from the exons ATgtcagcaaagaagaaagatCTTTTGTCCTCGGCCATGAAGAGAACCAGTGAATG GATATCTTCTCAGGAAGTCTCTAGTGATGTCACAGTTCATGTAGGAGAAGCTTCTTTTTCACTTcacaag TTTCCACTCTTGTCAAAATGTGGGCTTATCAAAAAACTTATGTCTGAATCTAAAAACGATTCAGATGCTAGTGTTATCAAGATCCCAGATATCCCTGGAGGATCTGAAGCATTCGAGCTAACGGCTAAGTTCTGCTACGGTATTAACTTTGACATGAGCACAGAGAACATTGCTATGCTGCGATGCGCAGCAGAGTATCTAGACATGACAGAGGAACACTCTGTGGAGAATCTAGTCGTAAGAGCCGAAGCTTACTTGAACGAAGTAGCTCTCAAGAGCTTGTCTAGTGCCATCACCGTCTTGCACAAGTCAGAGGACTTGTTGCCCATTGCTGAAAGAGTGAAGCTTATGAGCCGCTGCATCGATGCCATTGCTTACATGACTTGTCAGGAGAGCCAGTTTTGCAGTCCTTCTTCGAGTAATAAAAGCAACAATGAGATTGTGGTTCAGCAGAGCAAGCAGCCTGTGGTTGATTGGTGGGCTGAGGACTTGACCGTTCTTAGGATTGATTCGTTTCAACGAGTTCTCATAGCAATGATGGCTAGAGGGTTTAAGCAATACGGACTTGGTCCAGTGCTTATGCTCTATGCTCAGAAGTCTCTCCGAGGGCTG GAGATTTTCGCTAAAGGAATAAAGAAGATTGAACCAAAACAAGAACACGAGAAGAGAGTGATTCTTGAAACAATAGTAAGCCTTCTTCCTCGAGAGAAGAACGCAATGTCAGTTAGTTTTCTCTCGATGCTTCTACGTGCAGCAATATACCTAGAAACAACGGTTGCTTGTAGGCTTGACTTAGAGAAGAGAATGGGGTTACAATTACCACAAGCGGTTCTTGATGATCTCTTGATTCCTTCATATTCCTTCACTGGAGAACACTCCTTGTTTGATACAGACGCTGTCCAACGCATTCTCATGAACTATCTTGAGTTTGGAGTCGAAGGAGTCAGGCTAAGCAACAATGGTGTTGATCTTGGTAGTGATATGGAACGTGTTGGTAAACTTATGGAGAATTATTTAGCTGAGATTGCTTCTGATAGAAACGTGAGCTTGCAGAAGTTCATCGGTTTAGCTGAGCTTATTCCTGAACAGTCTAGAGTTACTGAAGATGGGATGTATCGAGCCGTCGACATCTACTTGAAG GCTCATCCGAATATAAATGAcgtagagaagaagaaagtatGCAGTTTAATGGATTGTCAAAAACTATCACGTGAAGCATGCGCTCATGCAGCTCAGAACGATCGTCTTCCAGTTCAAACCATTGTTCAAGTCCTTTACTACGAGCAACAACGTCTACGAGGAGAAGTCACTAATGATTCAGAGGCTCTACCCCCACAACCACCACCACCTGCTGCAGCAGCAACTGTTCTTCCTCCTAAACTCAGCTCCTACAACGACGAACTATCCAAGCTGAAACGGGAAAACCAGGACTTAAAACTCGAGATTCTCAAAATGAAGATGAAACTTAAAGAGTTTGAGAAAGAGAATGAGAAGAAATCATCATCGACAGCCATGAGCAGTAGTAATCACAGTTCTCCAATCTCAACTGCTTCCATGGATAAGCCTCCACTGCCGAGAAAGTCATTCATGAACTCTGTTTCAAGAAAACTCGGAAAGCTAAACCCTTTTGGCATCACACCGGGCAGAACCAAACCACCCAAAGATCGTAGACACTCTATTTCTTGA
- the LOC106358298 gene encoding histone H3.v1-like, which translates to MCLNLKTFSLSLVGNSEASKMGRTCTEEEETLLISHGNQDQEDEEEDDDAQEEEEEALSLSDLPVSLSNEKVHFPKQSKSEEEEIESGFEFEIGSSFRLGSDSCEPAPEMSTADELFSKGRILPLRHSFSLDAGSNRLITRSESVEFRRTRAGSDRKIKNNFIDYSQPSPNPQIRRSSSMTARVNSIRNPKSSSIWDFLRLGLVRTPEIELRTASNARVSVSRNSSCSSTSTSSNSKKTGESRSRNRRRSFLFADCKCSVATETVVPVKISVSGETEEKQRKKTAKKEEKTAVARKRTFEWLKELSQVGSVVDHGRRSLA; encoded by the coding sequence AtgtgtttaaatttaaaaactttctctctgtctctcgtTGGAAACTCGGAAGCTTCGAAAATGGGGAGGACTTgtacagaggaagaagaaacccTTTTGATCTCACATGGCAATCAAGATCAagaggacgaagaagaagatgatgacgcacaagaagaagaagaagaagcgttGTCTCTGTCTGATTTGCCGGTGAGTTTATCTAATGAGAAAGTTCATTTCCCAAAACAGTCAaagtcagaagaagaagaaatcgaaTCCGGGTTCGAATTCGAAATCGGGTCATCGTTTCGGCTCGGGTCGGATTCGTGTGAACCGGCTCCGGAGATGAGTACCGCGGACGAATTATTCTCCAAAGGCCGAATCTTGCCTCTACGTCACTCCTTCAGCTTAGACGCCGGTTCGAACCGGTTAATCACCAGATCCGAATCGGttgaattccgacgaaccagaGCCGGATCAGACCGgaaaatcaaaaacaatttcATCGACTACAGTCAACCGAGTCCAAACCCACAGATCAGACGATCATCGAGCATGACGGCGAGGGTGAACTCAATCAGAAACCCTAAGTCATCTTCGATTTGGGACTTTCTCCGGCTAGGACTCGTCCGCACGCCGGAGATCGAGCTCCGAACGGCGTCGAACGCAAGAGTATCAGTGAGTCGGAACAGTAGCTGCAGCAGCACGAGCACGAGCTCGAACTCGAAGAAAACAGGAGAGTCGAGATCGAGGAACCGGAGAAGAAGCTTTCTGTTCGCGGATTGCAAATGTTCGGTGGCGACGGAGACGGTCGTGCCTGTGAAAATCAGTGTCTCCGGTGAGACGGAggagaaacagaggaagaagacggCGAAGAAAGAGGAGAAAACAGCGGTTGCGCGTAAGAGAACGTTTGAGTGGTTGAAAGAGTTATCACAGGTAGGTTCTGTCGTTGACCATGGCAGAAGAAGCTTGGCGTGA